The proteins below come from a single Raphanus sativus cultivar WK10039 unplaced genomic scaffold, ASM80110v3 Scaffold2457, whole genome shotgun sequence genomic window:
- the LOC130505650 gene encoding lycopene epsilon cyclase, chloroplastic-like: MECVGARNFAAMTVTAFPSSRRRFPLVKRYSFMNLRRGLCRVVRASGGGGSGGSESCVAVREDYADEEDFVKAGGSEITFVQMQQNKDMDEEQSKLVDKLPLISIGDGALDLVVIGCGPAGLALAAESAKLGLKVGLIGPDLPFTNNYGVWEDEFNDLGLQKCIEHVWRDTIVYLDDNNPITIGRAYGRVSRRLLHEELLRRCAESGVSYLSSKVESITEAPDGLRLVSCERNTVVPCRLATVASGAASGKLLQYELGGPRVCVQTAYGVEVEVENSPYDPEQMVFMDYRDYTNQKARSLEAEYPTFLYAMPMTKTRVFFEETCLASKDVMPFDLLKKKLMLRLDTLGIRILKTYEEEWSYIPVGGSLPNTEQKNLAFGAAASMVHPATGYSVVRSLSEAPTYASVIADILKHESTTSLTKHINSNISRQAWDTLWPQERKRQRAFFLFGLALIVQLDIGGIRSFFHTFFRLPKWMWQGFLGSTLTSGDLVPFALYMFVIAPNNLRKGLINHLVSDPTGATMIKTYLRL, from the exons ATGGAGTGTGTTGGTGCTCGCAATTTCGCTGCAATGACGGTCACAGCTTTCCCGTCTTCTCGGAGGAGGTTTCCGCTGGTCAAAAGATACAGTTTCATGAATCTTCGGCGTGGTTTGTGTAGAGTCGTCAGAGCTAGCGGCGGCGGAGGCTCCGGTGGTAGTGAGAGCTGCGTTGCGGTGAGGGAGGATTACGCCGACGAGGAAGATTTCGTGAAGGCTGGTGGCTCGGAGATTACGTTCGTTCAAATGCAGCAGAACAAAGACATGGATGAAGAACAGTCCAAGCTCGTTGATAAG TTACCTCTTATATCAATTGGTGATGGTGCTTTGGACCTAGTGGTTATTGGTTGCGGTCCTGCTGGTTTAGCCTTGGCTGCTGAATCAGCTAAGTTAGGTCTAAAAGTTGGACTCATTGGTCCGGACCTTCCTTTCACTAACAACTACGGTGTTTGGGAAGATGAATTCAACg ATCTTGGGTTGCAAAAATGTATTGAGCATGTATGGAGAGATACTATTGTCTATCTAGACGATAACAATCCCATTACAATTGGTCGTGCTTATGGAAGAGTTAGTCGAAGGTTACTTCACGAGGAGCTCTTGAGGAG GTGTGCCGAGTCAGGTGTCTCGTATCTTAGCTCAAAAGTTGAGAGCATAACAGAAGCTCCCGATGGCCTTAGGCTCGTTTCCTGTGAAAGAAACACCGTTGTTCCCTGCAGGCTTGCCACTGTTGCTTCTGGAGCAGCTTCGGGGAAGCTCTTGCAATACGAACTCGGAGGGCCTAGAGTCTGTGTTCAAACTGCATACGGCGTGGAGGTTGAG GTGGAAAACAGTCCATATGATCCAGAGCAGATGGTTTTTATGGACTACAGAGATTATACGAACCAGAAAGCTCGGAGCTTGGAAGCTGAGTATCCAACGTTTCTTTACGCCATGCCTATGACAAAGACAAGAGTGTTCTTTGAG GAGACATGTCTGGCCTCAAAAGATGTCATGCCCTTTGATTTGCTTAAAAAGAAACTCATGTTGAGATTAGATACACTCGGAATCCGAATTCTAAAGACTTATGAAgag GAATGGTCTTATATCCCGGTAGGTGGTTCCTTGCCAAACACTGAACAAAAGAATCTCGCCTTTGGTGCTGCTGCTAGCATGGTACATCCCGCCACAG GCTATTCAGTTGTGAGATCTTTGTCTGAAGCTCCAACATACGCATCAGTCATCGCGGATATACTAAAACACGAGTCCACTACTTCCTTAACCAAACACATCAACAGCAATATTTCAAGACAAG CTTGGGATACTTTATGGCCACAAGAAAGGAAACGACAAAGAGCATTCTTTCTCTTCGGCCTTGCACTCATAGTCCAACTCGATATCGGAGGCATTAGGAGCTTCTTCCACACTTTCTTCCGCCTTCCAAAATG GATGTGGCAAGGGTTTCTAGGATCAACATTAACATCAGGAGATTTGGTTCCT